tgtgtttagtaAACACTAAGGACTgttaaactgtggttgacctgCCCTAGCTTGAACTCTGAGGGTTTAAGATATGAGAGGGAGTCCCCCTCaaggtttccctaatctcagaggaatgaaactgtcggctgggtaatgatctacagtgttAAGAGATCTGGGCcttaatgtttgtgtgtatgtgtgtgcgtaaatACGGAGCCTGGTATATAATGATGTCTCTGTACCATGGACTTCAGAGCGCCCTCGTGAATAAACACTTCTGATTCTTGTAAGCTGGGCCTCCGTCTGTGTTATTCAACAAGAATCTTACACATTCTGGGTGGCAGACTGAGTATTTTAATTGAAGTTAACATTGAGAACATAATTCTCATAACATGTGGCAAACACCTTGATgctattggatgaatcccagaacatattccagtctgtactagaaaaacagtcttgtagccttGTGTTTGCTTCAacggaccacttctgtattgagcttTGCTCTGAGTGAAGTGGTACttcctggtactggtacttcctgtttttgaGATTTTGTTTGTTAACAGGAAGCAGGTAGATAGTcatggtctgatttgccaaagggagggtgagggagggcctCATCCACACTCTCCCTACAGgtaacacacatgcatgcacgcacacacactatttACACACTAACATTCAAATGTTCAGTTCTCTTAACAATTGTGTTTTGTTTCAGGCTGACCATTCAGTGTCCCTACCCTGCCAATGACACCGTCACTGTCTCTATTGAGCACCCTGTCAACTCAACCTTTGCCCTCTAACCTCTGCTGCCTATTTAATACACTAGTCTCCAACAGAGGTCAGGGCAGTGGGCAGTATGTGGGTGTGGCGATAGTTGGGATGGGAGCTTTGATTTCTGCTACAGGGAAGATGCTCTGTTGAATGCCCAATAAAATATGTTTGCAAATTTGTGAAGTTGGTTAAAATCCCAACTGAATGTATTTCATAAAATGAGCCCATTGCCAAGTGAAAATATAACTTGGGTCACTAAACTTACCAAAAAggttgcgtttacacaggcagcccaaattggatatttttttgacaaatcagatcagctttgaaaaagatctgatgtgaaaatatctgtgatcggtcaaaagaccaattagtggaaaaaagatcagaattgggctgcctgtgtaaacgcagccatagtgAAGGATTAATCTGTACCGTGAATATGAAATGACACGTATAAATATATCATAGACTATGTatactgaacgaaaatataaatgcaacaaagattttactgagttacaggaaatcagtcaattaaaataaataaattatgacctaatctatgggtttcacatgactgggaatacagatatggatcagttggtcacagataccttaaaaaaaaagtaggggggtggatcagaaaaccagtcagtatcttgtgtgaccaccatttgcctcatgcagcgcgataTTTCCTTCACATAGAGAAGATCAGGCTGTTGTCCCacccctcttcaatggctgtgcgaagctgctggatattggcgggaactggaacacagagcatcccacacatgctcaatgggtgacatgtctggtgagtatgcaggccatggaagaactgggacattttcagcttcaaggaattgtgcacagatccttgcgacatggggctgtgcattattatGTTGAAACAGGAGGTGACGGCGGTGGATAAATGGCActacaacgggcctcaggatctcgtcacggtatctctgtgcattcaaattgccatcgataaaatgcaattgtgtttgttgtctgtagcttatgccgccaataccataaccccaacgcCACCATGGGCACTCAGAtcacaacgttaacatcagcaaaACAATTGTCCACACGTcgtacacgtggtctgtggttgtgaggccggatggatgtggcttatggtagagaaatgaacattcaattctctggcaacagctctggtggacattcttgcagtcagcatgccaattgcactcctTCAAAAcatgagatatctgtggcattgtgttttgtgacacattttagagtggccttttattgcccccagcacaaggtgcacctgtgtaataatcatactgtttaatcagcttcttgatatgccacagctgtcaagtggatggattatcttggcaaaggagaaatgctcactaacagggatgtaaacaaatttgtgcacaaagtttgatagaaataagccttttgtgtgaatggaaaatgtctgggatcttttatttctgctcatgaaacatggaaccaacactttacatgatctgtttatattgttgttcagtggaGATGGAAAACACATCCTAagaaagggggaaggagaggagatgaggagaggaatcCACTTCAGACTATTTAGCTGCGCCTGAGGCTCTGGCAAGCTGGCCAACCATGTGACCCAATTAGCTAATGAATTACCTCAATCACAGCACCATCCCCATATAAAAGTGCCAGAGAGAGAACATGCTATTCATCAACTGTTGTTTTGTCTAGGATACTGTCAGCACGTGGTAGTTGATGTTGTGTTAACTAGCAGGTGTAGTTTACTAGCTGTTCCTGGCTAGGGTTAGACACTTCTACGGAGCAATGGCTTTTGGGTTTTGGTTGGGGTAAGTTTGGTGGTGGCCTTAAatgttttgattaagtgttttgatGCTGGCACACTATGTTGACCTGTGCTTATGTTTTACTTACAGGGTATTTGTACTCCTGTCTATATGGCCTAGTGTAAGATGTTCTGACCTTCCAAAAGGTAAGAAACTTAAATTGGGTCAGATTAGCCTTTTATACAAGCTATAGAACACTGGTATGAATTGTTGGTCAGAATCATATAGCTTCCACCCTTCAGATTCTCACTTTGTGTCTATATAGGGGCCATTGAGACTGCATGTCGGGATCGATACCTGTTGGTAACAACCCAACTCTCATTCGCTGGGAACGAACCTCGCTTTGAAGCGGTTGGTAAGTAGCCTTTTAACCTTATCTGATGCCAAATGGGCCTAAAATCAGGTTTGGTCAGCTCATGAACTTGGCATCTCAACATGTCTTGGCCAGTGTTTAGTAGTTGGTGCTGACAGGAAGTCTCTCCCTGCAGTATATTTCAGTCTCTTGCTGTGCCTGTCTGACCACTTAAGAAGAAATAGATATTTATTTAGATTTCTACTTGAGCATATTCAAATTATTTGATTTGACCCAGTCCTTTACCCCCAACTAGATGCTGATGGTGTTCACCCCATCACTAAGCAGTATGGGTCAGAGTGTGGCTACATGTTCAGTATCCTCCCTCTGCCTGGCCATGCTGAGCTCAGAGCCTCCTACTTCTCCTGCCACACTGACAACCAGGTTCATATATTTTCTGTGCATTGTAGTCTTGTCAAAGCCACAATCCATGGGCTCACTGGATAAATCAACATTTCCATTTCAATTAAATGCCAATGAACCAATGTGGAGTAGACATTGCATTGATATCTGTGCCCATGGCAATGGCTTTTGAAAGATATTTTCTAGTTAAATTGCTACCAGGTATCTCAGTTGAAGGTCTTGCTTTTTGTGTCTTAGGACGATGAGCTGTTTACTTTACGCTTTAACTTGATCATAACTGCTGCGAGTGGAGTGGAAATGACCTACACTGTGAATGCAAcctgctccctccctctaccctggTCACCCAGAGAAGTCAGCTGTGAGGAGAACTATATGGAGGTACTGATGCATGGATCTAGAATGTGTATCCAGGGATCTTTGGGGTGGAGGTGGGCTTGTGTATTCTTATAGGAGAGTGATCTGTTATGTTACCCTGTAGGTGTCAATGAGGAGTGACGTGTCCTGTCTATATGGTACAACAACGGATGCCTGGACTGCTGCCCTTGCTACAGTAAGCTTAAGGCTATTTGGCAAATTCTCAATTAGATGAGCTCCATCAGTTTGTCCCCATACCACCATGCATGCCCTGTCTCTTGTTCCCCATCAGGCCCACAGCTCTGCCACGTCTACCTGGCAGGTGATGTTCCAGCAGGAGGGGCAGCAGCTGATTCCCATGTCCTTCTCAGAGGCTCGGGAGCTGGGCTACGTGTTCCACTTCACCCAGGGGAGGCTGGTGTTCCGCTCATCCTACACACCACGGTCTGTCATGGGGTCTGTCTCCACGGTGAGGATTTTAATGTCCAGTTCAATGGCTTCCTCATCTTGGGTGTGTCTTCAGGCTTGCTTAATTTGACATTAACTACCTAGACTGGCGGCTCTATTCCGAGAGGGTCTTATATTGCTCAACGTTTCAAAACTGGTTATGCAGGATGGGAAGGAAGCCACTTATTTGGACTACTGAAATGCCCCCTCTCGTACTGTTGGCAAGGACACTTCATCCATTCTTTAATTCCAGGTGAATGGCTCATTAGTGGAGGTGGTCCATCCCATACTGTTCTCCAGGCAGAGATGGGTGGTAATGATGGTGGACTGGATTGTTGCGTGCAGCACTAGTAAGTTCCAGGGAAATATCAGCCCCGACATAATCAAGGCTCAGACCTGAAGGGACTGGATAGTCTTAAGCAATAGTGATGGCTAAATTCAGCAAATACTACTTTCACCTATGAAGTTATTTCAGATCAGTGATGTTTTGATCACTCAGTTGGAGAGGAAGAGTTGCTCGTTGGGTCGTAACACTTGTTATCTCTATCCAGATAAAGGGATGTATGATGGGGTGCGGCTGGTCTGGCAGACCCCCACTCTACTGTCCCCGctggtctctgtcctctctgggtTGGAGAGCAGCAAGATCTCAATGGGGGTGGCTGGGCAGCTCCTGGATGAGCCCATCACAGCAGAGCGAGGCTACAGCCTGGACATCAGTGACACCACTATCCAGATCAGCATCCCCTTCAATGCTGCCGGAGGATACAGGAAAGTCAGTAGCATACTAGGCCCACATCTGACCACTAACATGCAGAAGTTGACCTTGTATTCTGATGCTGAGAAGCTGCAAATGGCTTAAGTCACTCATGTCCTCTGTACACCTTGAATATTCTACTTTGTTCCATATAACCTAATGGCAGATGCTTCATAATGGTTTCAACTCTTCCAGAGCTTTGTGATGGATAACATGTACCATGAGTTCTATGTGGTCCGTCTCTACTATGAACAAATCTTTCTTGATGACTGTGGTGTGGAGACCAGACTCCGCCTTCACAGGCCCATGAAGACCCCAGTTCTGATCCAGCACCTCTCCATCATGAACCGTAAGGAGTTCTACTAGCCAATCCGAAATGGCTCTTCAGCTCCATGATCATGACTGCTAATGACCCTGTTCTTCTCCCACCACAGAAACAGTCCTTGAGGATCGTGTGTTTACTGTGTATCTGGGGAACATCTCCTACGATGTTGACTTGGTGGCTGTGAAGCTCAATGGCCACAACTTCACCGTACTAGAGGCGAATAAAAGTGGCCTCGTCATAACCATGGTCCCCCAGCCCAATAGTACCTTACATGCCTACATTctcagggtgccatttgaggatGCTGTTGTTCACAAGCTGGTAAAAAACAATTTATATTTACTCTTTAATGAACTACTGTGGTTTCTAAGCATTTCCTCATGACTTCTCATTGGAGGAGATCCAAGGTTCCTCTCCTCAAACTTTGTCCAATGGCTATTGGGGACCTGAGGTTCACTCCTAGTATGGTGATGTAAGATTTTGTTTCTCAATGAGTGTTCATATCCATAGTACTCTACAGAGGGGCTTCTTCAGTTCTCATTGGACATCAACTACACTATGGTCATCCTGCCTCAAGAGGAGCCCTACTACTACCTGGCCTCAGTTGTGGCTCAGTTCAATGACATCTGTAAGTTTTATTGGACTTTATTAAGAGACCTGG
The DNA window shown above is from Salmo trutta chromosome 8, fSalTru1.1, whole genome shotgun sequence and carries:
- the LOC115198301 gene encoding uncharacterized protein LOC115198301 isoform X1, with the translated sequence MAFVFWFGVFVLLSIWPSVRCSDLPKGAIETACRDRYLLVTTQLSFAGNEPRFEAVDADGVHPITKQYGSECGYMFSILPLPGHAELRASYFSCHTDNQDDELFTLRFNLIITAASGVEMTYTVNATCSLPLPWSPREVSCEENYMEVSMRSDVSCLYGTTTDAWTAALATAHSSATSTWQVMFQQEGQQLIPMSFSEARELGYVFHFTQGRLVFRSSYTPRSVMGSVSTVNGSLVEVVHPILFSRQRWVVMMVDWIVACSTNKGMYDGVRLVWQTPTLLSPLVSVLSGLESSKISMGVAGQLLDEPITAERGYSLDISDTTIQISIPFNAAGGYRKSFVMDNMYHEFYVVRLYYEQIFLDDCGVETRLRLHRPMKTPVLIQHLSIMNQTVLEDRVFTVYLGNISYDVDLVAVKLNGHNFTVLEANKSGLVITMVPQPNSTLHAYILRVPFEDAVVHKLYSTEGLLQFSLDINYTMVILPQEEPYYYLASVVAQFNDIFPPVFNGVCNEKSISFQMDHKPFDYLWEVGVGPYLLTPNLAAKRGYIMQNDSKSLTLEVPLFSVGYTYKDINLKQFYGSFEIHSRLPKTLQVKSSLAKACLFKTTEVIVCSTEGVLTVVTDVTLAIPGAEPNRTFLLDSTCRPQETDDTKVLFSFGLHTCGTRVQVDHQHVTYENEINVEHTIQSLKEPVKTRHTASVVTVRCVYPLSDLYKLFAYWRFEADSPGVGTILTRVPVKTFQPTFPPTTLTTTRRPLTSTTTSDTGLSPGREMSGIHPRAKYVKVFNRN